One window from the genome of Pedococcus badiiscoriae encodes:
- a CDS encoding DEAD/DEAH box helicase: MTVDQAGPEAASPLLTDLLPAGVAEPDDVYAAFEGWARERGLTLYPHQDEALLAVLAGENVVLSTPTGSGKSLVATGAHLAALATDRVSFYTAPIKALVSEKFFALCEIFGASEVGMLTGDASVNPDAPIICCTAEILANIALREGADADVGLVVMDEFHFYAEPDRGWAWQVPLLELPQAQFVLMSATLGDLTDLAEDLTRRNGRATTMVTGTERPVPLSFTWALTPLAETIEELLTTHQSPVYVVHFTQAAALEQAQSLLSLKGTVKADRAAIAERIGGFRFTAGFGRTLSTLVRSGIGVHHAGMLPRYRRLVEQLAQDGLLKVICGTDTLGVGINVPIRTVLFTGLVKFDGSRQRILKAREFHQIAGRAGRAGFDTSGAVVVQAPEHVIDNARAIAKAGDDPKKLRKVQRRKPADGEVSWTEQTYDKLIAAEPEPLVSRMRVDHSMILNVVQRPGDPVRALSHLLRDNHETPRHQARLSRRAITLGKSMLDTGVLQRVLPPEADGRGVRLSPDVSDDFALNQPLAPLALAAFDVLDPESPTHALDVVSVVEAILDDPRQVLMAQLHKAKGEAVAEMKADGVEYEERMALLEDVTWPRPLADLLEATFEIFRQSHPWVSESALSPKSVVRDMYERAMTFTELVSTYQLARSEGLVLRYLTDAYRTLRQTVPDAHHSEQFDDLVEWLGETIRQTDSSLLDEWEALSDPDANERLEELEGLAAHGGTRPNRPITANERAFRVMVRNAMFRRVELAALDRFGDLAQLDAANAALPEPARHTLMDSDAWDEALGAYYADHDSIATDSDARGPQLLAVSPTSGPPPGADEPDRDHRLWEVRQTLHDPQGDHDWVIEAVVDLDASDDAGEPVVLTRAMRRL; encoded by the coding sequence ATGACTGTCGACCAGGCGGGCCCCGAGGCCGCGAGCCCACTGCTCACCGACCTCCTCCCGGCCGGCGTCGCGGAGCCGGACGACGTGTATGCCGCGTTCGAGGGTTGGGCACGGGAGCGCGGGCTGACCCTGTACCCCCACCAGGACGAAGCCCTGCTCGCCGTCCTCGCCGGCGAGAACGTCGTCCTGTCCACGCCGACCGGTTCCGGCAAGTCGCTCGTCGCGACGGGTGCGCACCTGGCCGCCCTCGCCACCGACCGGGTCAGCTTCTACACGGCCCCGATCAAGGCGCTGGTGAGCGAGAAGTTCTTCGCGCTCTGCGAGATCTTCGGCGCGTCCGAGGTGGGCATGCTGACCGGCGATGCGTCGGTGAACCCCGACGCCCCCATCATCTGCTGCACTGCCGAGATCCTGGCCAACATCGCGCTGCGGGAAGGCGCCGACGCCGACGTGGGCCTGGTCGTGATGGACGAGTTCCACTTCTACGCCGAGCCCGACCGGGGCTGGGCGTGGCAGGTGCCGCTCCTCGAGCTGCCGCAGGCTCAGTTCGTCCTGATGTCGGCGACCCTGGGCGACCTCACCGACCTCGCCGAGGACCTGACCCGCCGGAACGGCCGGGCGACGACCATGGTCACCGGCACCGAGCGCCCGGTGCCGCTGAGCTTCACCTGGGCGCTGACACCGCTCGCCGAGACGATCGAGGAGCTCCTCACCACGCATCAGTCCCCGGTGTACGTCGTGCACTTCACCCAGGCGGCCGCCCTCGAGCAGGCCCAGTCGCTGCTGTCGCTCAAGGGCACGGTGAAGGCCGACAGGGCCGCGATCGCCGAGCGCATCGGCGGGTTCCGGTTCACCGCCGGCTTCGGGCGGACGCTGTCGACCCTGGTCCGCTCGGGCATCGGGGTGCACCACGCGGGCATGTTGCCGCGCTACCGGCGACTGGTCGAGCAGCTTGCCCAGGACGGGCTGCTCAAGGTCATCTGCGGCACCGACACCCTCGGCGTGGGCATCAACGTGCCGATCCGCACGGTCCTGTTCACCGGCCTGGTCAAGTTCGACGGGTCACGGCAGCGGATCCTCAAGGCTCGCGAGTTCCACCAGATCGCCGGGCGCGCGGGCCGAGCCGGGTTCGACACCAGCGGCGCGGTGGTCGTCCAGGCCCCCGAGCACGTCATCGACAACGCCCGCGCGATCGCCAAGGCGGGCGACGACCCCAAGAAGCTCAGGAAGGTCCAGCGGCGCAAGCCCGCCGACGGCGAGGTGTCGTGGACCGAGCAGACCTACGACAAGCTCATCGCCGCGGAGCCGGAGCCACTGGTTTCCCGGATGCGGGTCGACCACTCGATGATCCTCAACGTCGTGCAGCGGCCTGGCGACCCGGTGCGGGCCCTGAGCCACCTCCTGCGCGACAACCACGAGACACCCCGCCACCAGGCGCGCCTGTCACGACGGGCCATCACCCTCGGCAAGAGCATGCTGGACACCGGTGTGCTGCAACGGGTCTTGCCACCCGAGGCGGACGGCCGAGGGGTGCGCCTGAGCCCCGACGTCTCGGACGACTTCGCCCTCAACCAGCCGCTGGCACCCCTCGCCCTCGCGGCCTTCGACGTCCTCGACCCGGAGTCGCCGACCCACGCGCTCGACGTGGTCTCGGTGGTCGAGGCGATCCTCGACGACCCGCGGCAGGTCCTCATGGCCCAGCTGCACAAGGCCAAGGGTGAGGCCGTGGCGGAGATGAAAGCCGACGGGGTCGAGTACGAGGAGCGGATGGCCCTGCTCGAGGATGTGACGTGGCCGCGTCCGCTGGCCGACCTCCTCGAGGCGACCTTCGAGATCTTCCGGCAGAGCCACCCCTGGGTGTCGGAGTCGGCCCTCTCCCCCAAGTCGGTCGTCCGCGACATGTACGAGCGGGCCATGACCTTCACCGAGCTCGTCTCGACCTACCAGCTCGCACGGTCAGAGGGGCTGGTCCTGCGCTACCTCACCGACGCCTATCGCACCCTGCGCCAGACGGTCCCCGACGCCCACCACAGCGAGCAGTTCGATGACCTCGTCGAGTGGCTCGGTGAGACCATCCGCCAGACCGACTCCTCCCTGCTCGATGAGTGGGAGGCCCTGTCCGACCCCGACGCGAACGAGCGGCTCGAGGAGCTCGAGGGCCTGGCCGCACACGGCGGCACGAGGCCCAACCGTCCGATCACGGCCAACGAGCGCGCGTTCCGGGTCATGGTCCGCAACGCCATGTTCCGTCGCGTGGAGCTGGCGGCACTGGACCGGTTCGGCGACCTCGCCCAGCTCGACGCGGCGAACGCCGCCCTGCCCGAGCCCGCCCGCCACACCCTCATGGACTCGGATGCGTGGGACGAGGCACTCGGTGCCTACTACGCCGACCACGACAGCATCGCGACCGACTCCGATGCCCGGGGTCCCCAGCTGCTCGCGGTCAGCCCCACCAGCGGGCCTCCGCCCGGGGCAGACGAACCTGACCGCGACCACCGCCTCTGGGAGGTGCGGCAGACGCTGCACGACCCGCAGGGCGATCACGACTGGGTGATCGAGGCGGTCGTCGACCTGGACGCGTCGGACGATGCCGGCGAACCGGTCGTGCTCACCCGAGCGATGCGCCGGCTCTGA
- a CDS encoding response regulator transcription factor, which yields MARSLAAQPLVDELEALARGAHVRLEDPDSSGPPPAMAHGVGLTARETEILGHIVAGRTYGEIARSLVVSEKTVSSHVSHLLSKTGCANRVDLARWATRGQPAGDG from the coding sequence ATGGCGCGGTCACTGGCCGCGCAGCCCCTCGTGGACGAGCTCGAGGCGCTGGCCCGGGGGGCCCACGTCCGGCTCGAGGACCCGGACAGCAGTGGGCCACCCCCTGCCATGGCGCACGGGGTCGGCCTCACGGCGCGCGAGACCGAGATCCTCGGGCACATCGTGGCCGGCCGTACCTACGGCGAGATAGCCAGGTCCCTCGTGGTCAGCGAGAAGACCGTCAGCTCCCACGTCAGCCACCTCCTCAGCAAGACGGGGTGCGCCAACCGCGTCGACCTCGCGCGGTGGGCCACTCGGGGGCAGCCCGCCGGGGACGGGTAG
- a CDS encoding AAA family ATPase produces the protein MAPADTPSGDVFVGRSGELDELDAALASARAGHGRTVLVLGDAGVGKTRLGQRACVLARDFLVLSGASLPLSSLSIPLLPLRTAVGVLPPEQRPVLLRAAGAEAAEAFDSWLGERCADGPVALVVDDLQWSDPATLDVLMWVTAGLTTRRLALIVTVRRGEAGPGHPLHRWLADVRRLPGFVELPLGPLDLEDTRAQLTAVLGEVPHDTLVREVYGRTGGNSYLNRLLVQGLSPTQTTLGAGLPEDLSSAVLRAWHHLAAPARELSRVLAGAGRAPPSGARRPRDAPLPAGVACLQRGVRSRARPDPVDRSVAGGHPGQDARGGGPRGPRRRAVARDVELPRLRLRRRPGHGAALGRAPARGTRCGHDGDGDAGDAPHPVRVAATPRGPCPRRPGPAGP, from the coding sequence GTGGCACCCGCGGACACGCCCTCGGGCGACGTCTTCGTCGGCCGCTCCGGCGAGCTCGACGAGCTCGACGCGGCCCTGGCCTCGGCACGCGCCGGCCACGGGCGCACGGTGCTGGTCCTGGGGGATGCGGGGGTGGGCAAGACCAGGCTCGGCCAGCGCGCCTGCGTCCTTGCCCGGGACTTCCTCGTCCTGAGCGGCGCCTCGCTGCCGCTGTCCTCGCTGAGCATTCCCTTGTTGCCGCTGCGCACCGCGGTGGGAGTGCTGCCGCCGGAACAGCGACCGGTTCTGCTGCGCGCTGCGGGGGCGGAGGCAGCCGAGGCGTTCGACTCGTGGCTCGGGGAACGATGCGCGGACGGGCCGGTCGCCCTCGTCGTGGACGACCTGCAATGGTCGGATCCGGCCACCCTCGACGTGCTGATGTGGGTGACGGCGGGGCTGACGACCCGCCGCCTGGCGCTGATCGTGACAGTGCGACGCGGCGAGGCCGGCCCGGGCCATCCGCTGCACCGCTGGCTGGCCGACGTGCGACGCCTGCCGGGCTTCGTCGAGCTCCCCCTGGGACCGCTCGACCTCGAGGACACCCGCGCGCAGCTCACCGCGGTGCTGGGCGAGGTGCCCCACGACACCCTCGTTCGAGAGGTGTACGGCCGCACCGGCGGCAACTCCTACCTCAACCGCCTGCTCGTCCAGGGACTGTCCCCCACGCAGACCACCCTGGGGGCCGGTCTGCCGGAGGACCTGTCCTCCGCCGTGCTCCGCGCCTGGCACCATCTGGCCGCCCCGGCGCGCGAGCTCTCACGGGTCCTGGCGGGCGCTGGTCGGGCGCCGCCGAGCGGAGCTCGCCGACCTCGGGATGCCCCACTCCCTGCTGGCGTGGCTTGCCTGCAACGAGGCGTTCGGTCACGTGCACGTCCAGACCCGGTTGACCGCAGCGTGGCTGGCGGCCATCCAGGGCAGGACGCACGAGGCGGAGGGCCACGTGGCCCGCGCCGACGAGCTGTTGCTCGAGACGTCGAACTTCCTCGCCTTCGACTTCGACGCCGTCCGGGCCATGGTGCTGCTCTCGGGCGGGCACCCGCGCGAGGCACTCGATGCGGCCATGACGGGGACGGCGACGCCGGGGACGCCCCCCACCCTGTGCGAGTGGCTGCTACCCCTCGCGGCCCGTGCCCTCGCCGACCTGGCCCAGCAGGTCCGTGA
- a CDS encoding ATP-dependent DNA helicase, which yields MASLDDLLHAAVQGVGGVERPGQVEMAHAVEDAVANDEHLLIQAGTGTGKSLAYLIPAVMHAQKTGKPAVIATATLALQAQIVDRDMPRLAESIAPLLGKRPTYGLVKGRRNYLCAHKLEGGFPDDEDGLFEVAEVDRAASRLGQEVVRLREWADRTESGDRDELVPGVSERAWRQVSVSAHECLGSKCPALADCFVERSREAAKDCDVIVTNHSFMAIDSFEGRQMLPEHDLLVVDEAHELVDRVTSTITDEITPGMVSAAAKRAGRLAESTEAVEDAAVFLQGVLDQLPEGKLNGIPDSLSLALARVRDTTRQLQSELKPDKGVEPDGARKVAQAAVDEMFENSSRVLEQRDLDVVWVSRDQRRGSVLRVAPMSVAMLLRDKVFGDRTVVMTSATLELGGTFDAVAGTMGLRGEGAPQWRGLDVGSPFDYPQQAIAYVAQHLPAPGRDGLSDQTLDEIEALVRAAGGRTLGLFSSMRAAKEATEAMRERFSDREGDIAFLCQGEDQITTLVRQFARDPRTCLFGTLTLWQGVDVPGSACQLVIIDRIPFPRPDDPLSSARSQAIARMGGNGFMAVSATHAALRLSQGAGRLIRRADDRGVVAFLDSRMMTARYAGFLQRSLPPFWPTTDRERVLAALRRLDETAAPPVQVHEPALRGITGALAGTSMGATGEDVAEHPRPVADAPPPAESTRTAVTGGHAWTAESDEELRDGVELGLSLDELAESLELPADVVAARLKGLGLEASAAATLAFE from the coding sequence ATGGCCAGCCTCGACGACCTCCTGCACGCTGCCGTCCAGGGAGTCGGTGGGGTCGAGCGTCCCGGTCAGGTCGAGATGGCGCACGCGGTCGAGGACGCCGTGGCCAACGACGAGCACCTCCTGATCCAGGCGGGCACCGGCACCGGCAAGTCGCTCGCCTACCTGATCCCCGCCGTCATGCACGCCCAGAAGACGGGCAAGCCGGCGGTCATCGCGACTGCGACGTTGGCGCTCCAGGCCCAGATCGTGGACCGCGACATGCCCCGGTTGGCCGAGTCGATCGCCCCGCTGCTCGGCAAGCGACCGACCTACGGCCTGGTCAAGGGCCGCCGCAACTACCTGTGCGCCCACAAGCTCGAAGGCGGGTTCCCCGACGACGAGGACGGGCTGTTCGAGGTCGCCGAGGTCGACCGTGCGGCCTCTCGTCTGGGCCAGGAGGTGGTGCGGCTGCGCGAGTGGGCCGACAGGACCGAGTCCGGCGACCGCGACGAGCTGGTGCCCGGGGTCAGCGAGCGTGCGTGGCGACAGGTGTCGGTCAGTGCCCACGAGTGCCTGGGGAGCAAGTGCCCCGCGCTCGCCGACTGCTTCGTCGAGCGGTCCCGCGAGGCCGCCAAGGACTGCGACGTCATCGTCACCAACCACTCGTTCATGGCGATCGACTCGTTCGAGGGACGCCAGATGCTGCCCGAGCACGACCTGCTCGTGGTCGACGAGGCGCACGAGCTGGTCGACCGCGTCACGTCCACCATCACCGACGAGATCACCCCGGGCATGGTCAGCGCCGCGGCCAAGCGGGCGGGCCGCCTGGCCGAGTCCACCGAGGCCGTCGAGGATGCCGCCGTGTTCCTCCAGGGAGTCCTCGACCAGCTCCCCGAAGGCAAGCTCAACGGCATACCGGACTCGTTGTCGTTGGCGCTCGCCCGGGTGAGGGACACGACGAGGCAGCTGCAGTCCGAGCTCAAGCCGGACAAGGGGGTCGAGCCCGACGGGGCGCGCAAGGTGGCCCAGGCCGCCGTCGACGAGATGTTCGAGAACTCCTCGCGCGTCCTCGAGCAGCGGGACCTCGACGTCGTCTGGGTGAGTCGCGACCAGCGCCGCGGATCGGTGCTCCGGGTGGCACCCATGAGCGTGGCGATGTTGTTGCGCGACAAGGTGTTCGGCGACCGGACGGTCGTCATGACCTCGGCGACGCTCGAGCTGGGCGGCACGTTCGACGCGGTCGCGGGCACCATGGGACTGCGTGGCGAGGGCGCTCCGCAGTGGCGTGGCCTCGACGTCGGGAGCCCGTTCGACTATCCCCAGCAGGCGATTGCGTATGTGGCGCAACACCTTCCGGCGCCGGGCCGTGACGGCCTGAGCGACCAGACCCTCGACGAGATCGAGGCGCTGGTCCGCGCGGCAGGTGGTCGCACGCTCGGGTTGTTCTCCTCGATGCGGGCGGCCAAGGAGGCCACCGAGGCGATGCGCGAACGCTTCTCCGACAGGGAGGGTGACATCGCCTTCCTCTGCCAGGGCGAGGACCAGATCACCACGCTGGTGCGCCAGTTCGCCAGGGACCCGCGCACCTGCCTGTTCGGCACCCTCACGCTGTGGCAGGGCGTGGACGTGCCGGGCTCGGCCTGTCAGCTCGTGATCATCGACCGCATCCCGTTCCCGCGCCCGGACGACCCGCTGTCGTCGGCTCGGTCACAGGCCATCGCCCGGATGGGCGGCAACGGGTTCATGGCGGTGTCCGCCACCCACGCCGCGCTGCGGCTCTCCCAGGGCGCCGGGCGCCTCATCCGCCGCGCCGACGACCGCGGGGTCGTCGCCTTCCTCGACTCCCGCATGATGACCGCGCGGTATGCCGGGTTCCTCCAGCGTTCGCTGCCCCCGTTCTGGCCGACGACCGACCGTGAGCGGGTGCTCGCGGCGCTGAGACGGCTCGACGAGACCGCGGCGCCACCGGTGCAGGTCCACGAGCCCGCCCTGCGGGGCATCACCGGGGCGCTGGCCGGCACGTCGATGGGCGCGACGGGGGAGGACGTGGCGGAGCACCCGCGACCCGTCGCCGATGCACCTCCACCCGCCGAGTCGACCCGCACGGCGGTGACCGGTGGGCACGCCTGGACCGCGGAGTCCGACGAGGAGCTCCGCGACGGTGTGGAGCTCGGCCTGTCACTCGACGAGCTGGCCGAGAGCCTCGAGCTGCCCGCCGACGTGGTCGCCGCCCGCCTCAAGGGCCTCGGCCTCGAGGCGTCCGCCGCAGCCACCCTCGCGTTCGAGTGA
- a CDS encoding XdhC family protein, protein MADPCTLHVVGDGPVAEALVALAAPLGWSVTTATDDPTVPGGVDALVVTSHHEGVDGPAIRAGLDAGTAYIGGMGSRRTQERRRSWLLGDGVTLEQLATVHAPIGLDIGANAPGEIAVAILAEVIATRAGRTDLGSVSDREGPIHPELAPGDAYCPGG, encoded by the coding sequence ATGGCGGATCCCTGCACCCTGCACGTCGTCGGAGACGGGCCCGTGGCCGAAGCACTCGTCGCGCTCGCGGCACCGCTGGGCTGGTCGGTGACGACCGCGACCGACGATCCCACCGTTCCCGGCGGGGTCGACGCCCTCGTCGTCACGAGCCACCATGAGGGGGTCGATGGCCCGGCGATCCGCGCGGGACTGGACGCCGGCACGGCATACATCGGGGGGATGGGGTCGCGGCGCACGCAGGAGCGACGCAGGTCCTGGCTCCTCGGGGACGGGGTCACCCTCGAGCAGCTCGCCACGGTGCACGCGCCGATCGGCCTCGACATCGGCGCCAACGCGCCGGGGGAGATCGCGGTCGCGATCCTCGCCGAGGTCATCGCCACGCGGGCTGGACGCACCGACCTGGGATCGGTGTCGGACCGGGAGGGTCCGATCCACCCTGAGCTGGCACCCGGCGACGCCTACTGCCCGGGCGGCTGA
- the holA gene encoding DNA polymerase III subunit delta, whose product MTATATRTVPPLVLISGPEAVIADRALSTTLDELRASAPDLEVIRLAAETYEAGALGMHASPSLFGGEKCIVVQDLDEAPDELQEDLLAFLAAPDPDVTLVVTHKSGQRGKKVLDLLKKSQARVLEAPAIKTDRDKTDFVMHEFRRAGRRATPDAVRALIEAIGRDVRELASACQQLVADTTGTIDEDLVAKYHGGKVEATGFKVADAAVAGNAGEALRLLRHAIATGVDPVPIVAVLAQQLRQLVKVGAAGRGRSADVARDLGMAPWQVDKARRGLSGWGPEGLAEAIQAVANADFEVKGGGRDPVYAVERAVLTITRARNGR is encoded by the coding sequence GTGACCGCCACCGCGACGCGCACCGTGCCCCCTCTCGTCCTCATCAGCGGACCCGAGGCGGTCATCGCCGACCGTGCGCTCAGCACTACGCTCGACGAGCTGCGGGCCTCCGCGCCCGACCTCGAGGTCATCCGGCTCGCGGCCGAGACGTACGAGGCCGGCGCTCTCGGCATGCACGCCAGCCCGTCGCTCTTCGGGGGCGAGAAGTGCATCGTCGTGCAGGACCTCGACGAGGCCCCGGACGAGCTGCAGGAGGACCTGCTGGCCTTCCTCGCGGCGCCCGACCCCGACGTCACCCTGGTGGTCACGCACAAGTCGGGCCAGCGCGGCAAGAAGGTCCTGGACCTCCTCAAGAAGTCCCAGGCGCGGGTCCTGGAGGCCCCGGCGATCAAGACCGACCGCGACAAGACCGACTTCGTCATGCACGAGTTCCGTCGTGCCGGGCGCCGGGCCACGCCCGACGCCGTCCGCGCCCTCATCGAGGCGATCGGCCGGGATGTGCGAGAGCTGGCGTCCGCGTGCCAGCAGCTGGTCGCCGACACGACCGGCACCATCGACGAGGACCTCGTCGCCAAGTACCACGGGGGCAAGGTCGAGGCGACCGGCTTCAAGGTGGCCGACGCCGCTGTCGCGGGCAACGCCGGTGAGGCGCTCCGGCTGCTGCGTCACGCCATCGCCACGGGTGTCGACCCGGTGCCGATCGTCGCCGTGCTGGCCCAGCAGCTGCGCCAGCTCGTCAAGGTGGGCGCCGCGGGCCGAGGGCGCTCGGCCGACGTGGCCCGTGACCTGGGCATGGCGCCGTGGCAGGTCGACAAGGCCCGACGGGGGTTGTCCGGCTGGGGACCCGAGGGGCTGGCCGAGGCGATCCAGGCGGTGGCCAACGCCGACTTCGAGGTCAAGGGCGGTGGACGCGACCCGGTCTACGCCGTCGAGCGCGCGGTCCTGACGATCACCCGGGCCCGCAACGGACGCTGA
- the rpsT gene encoding 30S ribosomal protein S20, whose translation MANIKSQLKRIKTNRTATERNKAVKSELKTWIRKFQAAVDSGDATAANDALATASKKLDKAASKGVIHANQAANKKSAMAKKAASL comes from the coding sequence GTGGCAAACATCAAGTCCCAGCTCAAGCGGATCAAGACGAACCGCACGGCGACCGAGCGCAACAAGGCCGTCAAGAGCGAGCTCAAGACCTGGATCCGCAAGTTCCAGGCAGCCGTCGACTCCGGCGACGCCACGGCGGCGAACGACGCCCTCGCGACCGCGAGCAAGAAGCTCGACAAGGCCGCGAGCAAGGGTGTCATCCACGCCAACCAGGCCGCCAACAAGAAGTCGGCCATGGCGAAGAAGGCCGCCTCGCTCTGA
- a CDS encoding type II toxin-antitoxin system PemK/MazF family toxin: MSPDTASLRSRLSRLWRRVGAPARGRQAPMPPSSSQGRQRAAYPGDFTGTPAIDYAPRPDGLPDPGEIVWTWVPYEEDHRQGKDRPVLVIGRDGRWLLALMLTSKDHDRDHEQEARHGRHWQDIGSGGWDRQGRPSEVRVDRILRVDPSGVRREGAVLDRGRFDQVAAAVRAGS; encoded by the coding sequence ATGTCACCGGACACGGCCTCCCTGCGCTCCCGACTCTCCCGGCTCTGGCGGCGGGTCGGCGCTCCGGCACGCGGCCGTCAGGCCCCCATGCCGCCGTCGTCCTCCCAGGGACGTCAGCGCGCGGCCTATCCGGGCGACTTCACCGGCACGCCCGCCATCGACTACGCACCCCGGCCCGATGGCCTGCCCGACCCGGGCGAGATCGTCTGGACCTGGGTGCCGTACGAGGAGGACCACCGCCAGGGCAAGGACCGGCCGGTTCTCGTGATCGGCCGCGACGGCAGGTGGCTCCTGGCTCTGATGCTGACCAGCAAGGACCACGACCGTGACCACGAGCAGGAGGCTCGACACGGCCGGCACTGGCAGGACATCGGGTCAGGCGGCTGGGACCGTCAGGGCCGTCCCAGCGAGGTCCGGGTGGATCGGATCCTGCGCGTGGACCCCTCGGGGGTGCGTCGCGAGGGCGCCGTGCTCGACCGTGGCCGGTTCGACCAGGTGGCCGCGGCCGTCCGCGCCGGGAGCTGA
- a CDS encoding HNH endonuclease signature motif containing protein — protein sequence MSALFCDLDHARPWPSGATEAPNLMCLCRRHHRIKQTVRWRVRIGPDAIVTWTDPTGRTRTTHPIDFLQLDDAVGTERTLGASGEIRTSGEIRTSGEIRTGAEMRTGAEVGAADASADRTGLPWSALEGELAHTLSRREHQHARGRTGPRQRGDCHDGQWLTKRTTDTHRPFGTLRWCGELRPARAKPARSDGDAGGPPPF from the coding sequence GTGAGCGCTCTCTTCTGCGACCTCGACCATGCCAGGCCGTGGCCGTCGGGAGCGACGGAGGCGCCCAACCTCATGTGCTTGTGTCGTCGCCACCACCGCATCAAGCAGACGGTCCGGTGGCGGGTCCGCATCGGTCCCGACGCCATCGTCACGTGGACCGATCCGACCGGGCGCACCCGCACGACCCACCCGATCGACTTCCTCCAGCTCGACGATGCCGTCGGGACCGAGCGAACGCTCGGCGCATCGGGCGAGATCAGGACGTCGGGCGAGATCAGGACGTCGGGCGAGATCAGGACAGGAGCCGAGATGAGGACGGGGGCCGAGGTCGGCGCCGCGGATGCCTCGGCCGACCGGACTGGCCTCCCCTGGTCGGCCCTGGAGGGGGAACTGGCACACACGCTCTCCCGCCGTGAGCACCAGCACGCGCGCGGTCGGACCGGTCCGCGGCAGCGCGGCGACTGCCATGACGGCCAGTGGCTGACCAAGCGCACCACCGACACACACCGGCCTTTCGGCACGCTTCGATGGTGCGGCGAGCTGCGGCCTGCTCGAGCAAAGCCCGCCAGATCCGACGGTGACGCCGGCGGACCGCCGCCCTTCTGA
- a CDS encoding DUF222 domain-containing protein has translation MFDRAESAGPLLQELARLREDGHERSVAELTELVERCQSVANSATAVQLLAMAHLAAVEDVELEDGTVVEQHRGLGHQRLDAPALVSDRLGLSDAAASSRMTIAVDVVTRVPGVLDAMAAGRLDGYRAGIVCEELRDAPPEVCRAVVARIEGSLGFEPAGLLRRRVRRALGAVDADLVRAKAARARAARSLRRWPGGEPGVDTWMGSFPVEQARSG, from the coding sequence ATGTTCGATCGCGCCGAGTCCGCGGGACCGCTCCTGCAGGAGCTGGCTCGGCTGCGTGAGGACGGGCACGAGCGGTCGGTCGCCGAGCTGACCGAGCTGGTGGAGCGGTGCCAGTCGGTGGCGAACTCGGCGACGGCGGTGCAGCTCCTCGCGATGGCCCACTTGGCCGCAGTGGAGGACGTCGAGCTCGAGGACGGCACCGTCGTCGAGCAGCACCGCGGGCTGGGCCACCAACGACTCGACGCTCCGGCGCTGGTCAGCGACCGCCTCGGCCTCAGCGATGCCGCGGCCAGCAGCCGGATGACGATCGCGGTGGACGTGGTCACGCGGGTGCCGGGAGTCCTCGACGCCATGGCCGCCGGGCGGCTGGACGGCTACCGGGCCGGGATCGTGTGCGAGGAGCTGCGCGATGCTCCCCCTGAGGTCTGCCGTGCCGTCGTGGCGAGGATCGAGGGCTCACTGGGGTTCGAGCCGGCTGGCCTGCTCCGCCGGCGGGTTCGACGCGCCCTCGGTGCGGTCGATGCAGACCTGGTGAGGGCCAAGGCGGCACGAGCTCGCGCGGCGCGGAGCCTGCGCAGGTGGCCCGGCGGCGAACCCGGGGTCGACACCTGGATGGGGAGCTTTCCGGTCGAGCAGGCCCGCAGCGGGTGA